From Chryseobacterium gallinarum, one genomic window encodes:
- a CDS encoding T9SS-dependent choice-of-anchor J family protein — MKKIILSSVLLVSHLAAAQSLVWGNSFDTPADLQGWTFHDLNNNNNGWVQGQNIYHNGTSLVYGTANVLRHSISLVPSGSATGFATENDWIISPQIDLTGAAGTITLAAYIGRQRSSHTIVARDLYIYVSTPQKEVPALSDFQAMTIDAGGNDIPSPYKIQVGDSTNPFPADLTQFVESLVDLSAFAGKKIYIGMWANRKANGNNIQNINIDEIGIYATSFLGIKEVKRNKNLTQIKENPVQDNLQLQLNPALKENTAIVNIYNMAGQKVLSVQYSRSIPVAGLTAGTYIAEITDGKTAEQLKFIKK; from the coding sequence ATGAAAAAAATAATTTTATCATCTGTTTTGCTGGTATCTCACCTGGCTGCAGCGCAGTCTCTGGTATGGGGAAACTCCTTTGATACACCTGCTGATCTTCAGGGATGGACATTCCATGATCTGAACAATAACAACAACGGGTGGGTACAGGGACAGAATATTTACCACAATGGTACTTCTCTGGTCTACGGAACAGCAAATGTTCTGCGTCATTCCATCAGTCTGGTTCCAAGTGGCAGCGCAACAGGTTTTGCTACAGAAAATGACTGGATTATTTCTCCTCAGATTGATCTGACAGGTGCTGCAGGAACAATTACTTTAGCAGCTTATATCGGAAGACAGAGATCTTCCCATACTATTGTTGCCAGAGATCTCTATATCTACGTAAGCACCCCGCAGAAAGAGGTTCCCGCTTTATCTGACTTTCAGGCAATGACCATAGATGCAGGGGGAAATGATATTCCAAGCCCTTATAAAATACAGGTAGGAGATTCTACCAACCCATTTCCGGCAGATCTTACCCAGTTTGTAGAATCCCTTGTAGACCTTTCCGCTTTTGCAGGAAAAAAAATCTATATCGGAATGTGGGCCAACAGAAAAGCAAACGGTAATAATATTCAGAATATCAATATTGATGAGATCGGTATTTATGCGACTTCGTTTTTAGGAATTAAGGAAGTAAAAAGAAACAAAAATTTAACACAAATAAAAGAAAATCCGGTACAGGATAATTTGCAGCTCCAGCTTAACCCTGCATTGAAAGAAAATACAGCCATTGTCAATATTTACAATATGGCAGGCCAGAAAGTCCTTAGTGTTCAGTATTCCAGGTCTATTCCTGTAGCCGGATTAACCGCAGGAACTTATATCGCAGAAATCACTGACGGAAAGACCGCGGAACAGTTGAAATTTATTAAAAAATAA
- a CDS encoding S41 family peptidase has translation MNNFLTIPFVIIFTFLIACTNNDESVPVFPEGSTESVNVWVQDSMKRYYYWADQMPAKPDYRLPVKDFFKSLLSPQDRFSFIVNTADASSYPRSIRNMYGFDYTVIQQSNGNVITVVKLVLKNSPAFNAGLERGMIITKINGTSVTAANAEAMASSMKELTILNLTVGSWKNGSVADEKEIKIYYGFSMEQPLLSKIFDKNGKKTGYLYIYDFPDGMTSTLYQKFAEFKGAGVQELILDLRYNYGGSVSSAAALCSLIPSGITSASPFIIFKGNKNGGEVKRTFAQQIAYDPKALDFNTLRANALGLGKVYILTSNSTASAAEIIINNLKPYIQVIQIGDVTLGKDMAGFTVEDKRKPRKISWQIHPVIYKVFNAGGAGEYHDGISPQIAVSEYSDLPLLPLGDPGETLISTALDNVYLRSANKAASPQKVKILYQSDILQ, from the coding sequence ATGAATAATTTTCTAACCATTCCATTTGTTATCATTTTCACTTTTCTCATTGCATGCACGAATAATGACGAAAGTGTTCCCGTATTCCCTGAAGGAAGCACAGAATCTGTGAATGTATGGGTACAAGACAGTATGAAGCGGTATTATTACTGGGCTGATCAGATGCCTGCCAAACCGGATTACAGACTTCCCGTAAAAGACTTCTTTAAAAGCCTGCTGTCTCCACAGGACCGGTTTTCTTTCATTGTCAATACGGCAGATGCTTCTTCATATCCCCGTTCAATCCGGAATATGTATGGCTTTGATTATACGGTTATTCAGCAGAGCAATGGAAACGTGATCACTGTTGTTAAACTGGTCCTTAAAAACTCCCCTGCATTCAACGCCGGGCTGGAAAGGGGGATGATTATTACCAAAATCAATGGAACATCTGTCACAGCAGCCAATGCAGAAGCAATGGCCTCATCTATGAAAGAACTCACCATCCTGAATCTTACCGTAGGAAGCTGGAAAAATGGCAGTGTTGCAGATGAAAAAGAAATTAAAATATATTACGGCTTTTCCATGGAGCAGCCTCTGTTATCTAAAATTTTTGATAAAAACGGGAAAAAGACGGGATATCTTTATATTTATGATTTTCCTGATGGAATGACTTCCACCCTTTATCAGAAGTTTGCTGAGTTCAAAGGGGCCGGAGTACAGGAACTTATCCTGGATCTCCGCTATAATTATGGCGGGTCGGTATCCTCTGCTGCGGCTCTGTGTTCACTCATTCCTTCAGGTATAACGTCCGCTTCACCCTTCATTATATTTAAAGGAAATAAAAACGGTGGTGAAGTAAAAAGGACATTTGCCCAGCAGATTGCCTATGATCCCAAAGCACTTGATTTCAACACCTTACGTGCTAATGCCTTAGGATTGGGTAAAGTGTATATTCTTACCTCAAACAGTACGGCTTCAGCTGCTGAAATAATCATCAACAATCTGAAGCCCTATATACAGGTAATCCAGATCGGGGATGTTACATTGGGAAAAGATATGGCGGGATTCACGGTAGAAGACAAACGTAAACCACGGAAAATTTCCTGGCAGATCCATCCGGTCATTTATAAAGTCTTTAATGCCGGTGGAGCCGGGGAGTATCATGATGGAATTTCCCCACAGATTGCTGTAAGCGAATATTCTGATTTGCCGCTACTGCCTTTAGGTGATCCCGGGGAAACGTTAATTTCTACAGCATTGGACAATGTTTATTTAAGGTCAGCAAATAAAGCAGCCTCACCTCAGAAAGTAAAGATTCTATATCAGAGTGATATACTTCAGTAA
- a CDS encoding sterol desaturase family protein — MNFNGAVFSGYLEIFWQFSWLQWLVFSVIINIFLYFFSISLYIFIDRTCRKNVLQGKNHPVTRSDLYLSFLTIICNSLVMLIGVFLWKTGWIELTIHPSVTEIVSEVIALLLLMDVLMYFFHYAAHLPFVYKRIHGKHHQHVSTNFLSLFVLHPLETIGFGLMMLVLLMCYDFSAVSISVYLLVNLVWGTIGHLNREFFPASFDRIFVGTTRFHNQHHLDETKNFGFYTSIWDRLFGTYR, encoded by the coding sequence ATGAATTTTAATGGAGCTGTTTTTTCCGGTTATTTAGAAATATTTTGGCAGTTTTCCTGGTTGCAGTGGCTTGTGTTCAGTGTGATTATTAATATTTTCCTGTATTTCTTTTCAATAAGTCTCTATATTTTTATTGACAGAACCTGTCGCAAAAACGTACTGCAGGGAAAAAATCATCCTGTTACAAGATCTGATCTTTACCTGAGTTTTCTTACCATTATCTGCAATAGCCTGGTCATGCTGATTGGAGTTTTTTTATGGAAAACCGGCTGGATTGAGCTTACTATACATCCATCGGTAACGGAAATTGTTTCAGAAGTTATTGCATTGCTTCTTTTGATGGATGTATTGATGTATTTTTTTCATTATGCCGCCCATCTGCCTTTTGTCTATAAACGGATACATGGAAAGCACCATCAGCATGTAAGCACCAATTTCCTGAGCCTTTTTGTTTTACATCCTTTGGAAACAATTGGTTTTGGACTCATGATGCTGGTTTTACTGATGTGTTATGATTTTTCAGCGGTTTCTATTTCAGTTTACCTGTTAGTCAATCTGGTCTGGGGAACTATCGGCCATTTGAACAGGGAGTTTTTTCCGGCTTCTTTTGACCGTATTTTTGTAGGAACCACAAGATTTCATAATCAGCACCATTTGGATGAAACCAAAAATTTTGGCTTTTATACTTCTATTTGGGACCGACTGTTTGGAACTTACAGATAG
- a CDS encoding MarR family winged helix-turn-helix transcriptional regulator has translation MKSIEKDFFNTFTDFQCLILAHMNRGDINGVTAGHYNIIEFILRKKIATGREVATAFNISQAAVSKQLKFLINHDFIIQKQDAADRRKFNLSVTEKGRFIIENSETFRKNITRQTASILTAKELENFNHLLGKVLNHIKL, from the coding sequence ATGAAATCCATTGAAAAAGATTTTTTTAACACATTCACTGATTTCCAGTGCCTTATTCTGGCTCATATGAACCGAGGTGATATTAATGGAGTTACTGCAGGGCATTATAATATCATTGAGTTTATTCTAAGGAAGAAAATTGCCACGGGAAGAGAGGTGGCCACGGCATTTAATATCAGTCAGGCTGCTGTTTCCAAGCAACTGAAATTTCTGATTAATCATGATTTTATTATTCAGAAACAGGATGCCGCTGATCGTAGGAAGTTCAATCTTTCCGTAACGGAAAAAGGCAGGTTTATCATAGAAAATTCGGAAACTTTCAGGAAAAATATCACCCGGCAAACGGCTTCTATACTGACAGCTAAGGAATTGGAAAATTTTAATCACCTGCTAGGTAAAGTTTTAAATCATATAAAACTTTAA
- a CDS encoding TonB-dependent receptor, with protein MKSLKCGLTIAALFFTVTAEAQELVRKVSFSVPASKPLIEVLEEFAGKTGMRLAYSKQDIKELKVKGVKCENSSISSCLKDITNGLPVIFRLNGDLISIKYENPDVSVPGNGRISGKIVDEVGRPVAGAEVRIAQKTIITDNNGDFTIDLPSGLYTLTIKAPRYNPLRVEKLSVTNKETNTVSFALNPASDKITDIKEVVVTATRKADTQAGLLAQQKKAAQMSDGISAEQISKTPDNDIGGTLKRVTGITTIDNKYVVVRSMGERWNTAAMDGINLPSTEAYNQNFSFDIIPTAMVESVVVSKSATPDMNANFAGGYVEVRTKDIPNENFTTVTLGTSYNDQSAFKEFLTRKRGRYDYFGYDDGTRDFPKGLEAMSVSNPMFFEQSKQFTNDNFTTYKTKGDMGSNIQLALGRTYRLANNNKWGFAGAFVIRNEQNKLNIDHTGRGNWLDTTGPLDANGQIPFYDFKNKGASYQYNSTVAGMLNFGLQLNKSRISFRNSYTHIYDNTLTRITGWNEYTGGSGLPSNAEASYHYFYNGIIPDNDPSKIKSLDKPFTGNTDYPVYQMFLQNKLEGSHKTGNMEINWFAARTGVSSDTKDYTLHQTLYNFIGREILSYHEVNNSSSDFARGYIMSKETDYNYGASFKWSFDRELFKNDIKIGYAGASKTNTNQQQKFLLRVDENRNVPNSKILQMYGALSDWFDGSHYAPGGIGWQTRPLYKNEKYEGKVEQHAMYVMFDNRWKNNFRLVWGVRAEYFKYDLVSQQLDPGDSRNVNKPGVDDQPWQWMPSANFTYSPTNKINLRLAYNKTVIRPQFNERIGLPYFDPIANGHIYNTEMVSSVVNNYDFKFEWFPGLGEIFSAGIYYKNIDHPIEREGYLSSEGNLYLYNGNSKNAKLKGLEVEIRKNLGFIAENSILSDLFISGNFTYNDTKVIAFKDREKTGDGDATYEVARPLYGQTPYAYNMGLMYDGERLGLSFLYNAKGDQYITVGYSFNGEEIQRPYAVADGQISYKFLRNRNLEVKLNVRNLFNRVKEYYNNFNSYVARKDGGGSNLETERESMELLPGATNKYDKNIDKILFRAYSGRMFGLSVNYTF; from the coding sequence ATGAAAAGTTTGAAATGTGGTCTTACCATAGCAGCATTGTTTTTTACTGTCACAGCAGAAGCCCAGGAATTGGTCCGGAAAGTATCATTTTCCGTACCGGCAAGCAAGCCATTAATTGAAGTTCTGGAAGAGTTTGCCGGAAAAACCGGGATGAGGCTAGCTTATTCAAAACAGGATATTAAAGAGCTTAAAGTAAAAGGGGTAAAATGCGAAAACTCCTCCATCAGCAGCTGCCTGAAAGACATCACTAACGGACTTCCTGTTATTTTCCGCCTGAATGGTGACCTTATTTCAATAAAATATGAGAACCCGGATGTTTCGGTACCGGGAAACGGACGTATATCCGGGAAAATTGTTGATGAAGTGGGAAGACCTGTTGCCGGTGCAGAGGTTCGTATTGCTCAGAAAACTATAATAACTGATAATAACGGGGATTTTACCATAGATCTTCCTTCAGGGCTCTATACTCTTACCATAAAAGCACCAAGATATAATCCGCTCAGGGTAGAAAAGCTATCTGTTACTAATAAAGAAACCAATACCGTTTCATTCGCATTGAATCCGGCTTCCGATAAAATTACAGACATTAAAGAGGTGGTGGTGACAGCAACCCGGAAGGCCGACACGCAGGCAGGATTACTGGCCCAGCAAAAAAAAGCCGCCCAGATGAGTGACGGAATTTCGGCCGAACAAATCTCAAAAACACCGGATAATGACATAGGCGGAACATTAAAAAGAGTAACCGGAATTACCACTATAGATAATAAGTATGTTGTGGTACGCTCAATGGGAGAACGCTGGAATACAGCCGCAATGGATGGCATCAACCTACCCAGCACCGAAGCATATAACCAGAATTTTTCTTTCGATATTATTCCTACCGCCATGGTGGAAAGTGTTGTGGTGAGTAAATCTGCCACTCCTGATATGAATGCCAATTTTGCAGGAGGTTATGTGGAGGTAAGAACTAAAGATATTCCTAACGAAAACTTTACAACAGTAACCTTGGGTACTTCCTATAATGACCAGTCGGCATTTAAAGAATTTCTGACCCGTAAACGGGGAAGATATGATTATTTCGGGTATGATGACGGAACAAGGGATTTCCCGAAAGGACTCGAAGCAATGAGTGTGAGCAATCCTATGTTCTTTGAACAATCCAAACAGTTTACGAATGATAATTTCACCACTTATAAAACAAAAGGTGATATGGGATCAAACATTCAGCTGGCATTAGGAAGAACATATCGCCTTGCCAACAACAATAAATGGGGTTTTGCCGGTGCTTTTGTCATTCGGAACGAACAGAACAAACTGAATATTGATCATACCGGAAGAGGAAACTGGCTGGATACGACGGGGCCTTTGGACGCCAATGGACAAATTCCTTTTTATGACTTTAAAAATAAAGGGGCATCCTATCAGTATAACTCTACGGTGGCAGGAATGCTTAATTTCGGTTTGCAGCTTAATAAAAGCAGGATCTCTTTCCGGAACTCCTATACCCATATCTATGACAATACCCTGACAAGAATCACGGGATGGAACGAATATACCGGTGGAAGTGGTTTGCCATCCAATGCAGAAGCTTCCTATCATTACTTTTATAATGGTATCATCCCTGATAATGATCCTTCAAAAATCAAATCTTTAGATAAACCTTTTACAGGGAATACGGACTATCCGGTTTACCAGATGTTTTTGCAGAATAAACTGGAAGGTAGCCATAAGACAGGGAATATGGAAATTAACTGGTTTGCTGCCAGGACCGGGGTTTCCTCAGATACCAAAGATTATACGCTGCACCAGACATTATACAATTTTATAGGCCGTGAAATCCTTAGCTATCATGAGGTTAATAATTCCTCAAGTGATTTTGCAAGAGGATATATCATGAGTAAAGAAACAGATTACAACTACGGTGCATCTTTCAAATGGAGTTTTGATCGGGAGCTATTTAAAAATGATATTAAAATAGGCTATGCCGGGGCATCCAAAACCAATACGAATCAACAGCAAAAGTTTTTACTCAGGGTGGATGAAAACAGAAATGTCCCCAACAGTAAAATTTTACAAATGTACGGGGCACTCTCTGATTGGTTTGATGGCTCTCATTATGCTCCCGGAGGAATAGGGTGGCAAACCAGACCGCTCTATAAAAATGAAAAATATGAAGGTAAAGTAGAGCAGCATGCCATGTATGTAATGTTTGATAACCGCTGGAAAAATAATTTCAGGTTAGTATGGGGGGTACGGGCAGAATATTTCAAATATGATCTGGTTTCCCAGCAGCTTGATCCCGGTGACTCACGCAATGTCAATAAACCGGGAGTAGATGACCAACCCTGGCAATGGATGCCTTCTGCCAATTTTACCTATAGCCCTACCAATAAAATCAATCTGAGGCTGGCATATAATAAAACGGTAATCCGGCCTCAATTTAATGAAAGAATTGGATTGCCCTATTTTGACCCTATTGCCAATGGGCATATTTACAATACGGAAATGGTGTCCTCTGTAGTGAATAATTATGACTTTAAATTTGAATGGTTTCCGGGGCTGGGAGAAATTTTTTCTGCAGGAATCTACTATAAAAATATAGATCACCCCATTGAGCGTGAAGGCTATCTTTCCAGTGAAGGAAATCTTTACCTGTATAATGGGAACTCAAAAAATGCAAAGCTGAAGGGACTTGAAGTGGAAATACGGAAGAATTTAGGTTTCATTGCAGAGAATTCGATTCTATCGGATCTTTTTATCAGTGGGAATTTCACCTATAACGATACTAAAGTCATTGCCTTTAAAGACAGGGAAAAAACAGGAGACGGGGATGCCACCTATGAAGTAGCCAGGCCCTTGTACGGACAGACTCCTTATGCATACAACATGGGGCTCATGTATGACGGAGAAAGGCTTGGGTTAAGCTTTCTTTATAATGCCAAGGGCGATCAGTATATCACTGTAGGTTACTCTTTCAACGGGGAGGAAATACAGCGCCCCTATGCCGTAGCAGATGGGCAGATTTCTTATAAGTTCCTGAGAAACCGGAATCTGGAAGTGAAATTAAACGTCAGAAATCTTTTTAACAGGGTAAAGGAATACTATAACAATTTTAATTCTTACGTAGCCAGGAAAGACGGAGGCGGAAGTAATCTGGAAACAGAAAGAGAATCCATGGAATTATTACCTGGAGCTACAAACAAATACGATAAGAATATTGATAAAATCTTATTCCGGGCCTATAGCGGAAGAATGTTTGGTTTGAGTGTGAATTATACATTTTAA